The following proteins are encoded in a genomic region of Notolabrus celidotus isolate fNotCel1 chromosome 19, fNotCel1.pri, whole genome shotgun sequence:
- the zgc:162472 gene encoding transcription factor TFIIIB component B'' homolog isoform X2, whose product MFRRSRFSIRPNVGAAGRAAGTSQDAPTASQEASETPKDISESSTAPAATDNKSVVTPSEKPTAPGDGNDQNGEGTSTSAALQRRKRFSIKPKVAPGRLSTLSRTPKSPAKAVSEAPVSDLDKPTTSSQTGPTVSPRGLQSPRRRRPSEDSKQLKLQPKPTIISSDGSAPSTVPLVEDLQEQTHLTADSGKQLESTSGSPVKEAPSRLPDKVPPSLPDKEAIEISEKAKTLVSSESSLSLPPSAFSLSRLLNDPSDMQRIAKAQKLRELLKQEMHKEKKRKKNKVRVKEFSLDPAKMTMRDLIRYLPESNPMTSSVEETVNENETVVPPSPEREASPERAQEPEAAPKVATPTQEEDGAEADGEAQEDPDEDEDAVMVPQVKVAEDGTLIIDEESLTVEVQRAKGPNLAQERDPIFERGSTTTYSSFRKGTYSRPWSGEETDMFFLAISMVGTDFSMICQLFPHRARSEIKNKFKKEERENSWRVDKAFRERRKLDIEYFSKLLEKILEVQKNRKKLKSLANKNSPKKQKRKAKSKKATKKLSDVEEENEEEENDMPDLEGEGEKENEALCNEGETPVPKPKKTRKRKKAASQEEPKDKKHKTGEKGNEQDEACTPEDAEAALPEDRTNSDISEKTTDANAAKDATIKPAKLTRGRAPKPLLPLSRKWAKKLSQPSKAGDAVSDKGDKSVTDGASQEQENKDASPLKQENKKKSDDDGSSSEEEVSIAPTPRPTRYGRVPKPTKPLNYSPKEDARSSASESTPASPATASAARPKPKPKLAAKRARPSKAQSAQESKKPKLVTLRASQSDYSDEENEKQWEEEEAQEEEQEHPACGSSNDSIAPAFVPASLRSPHPLISDVEETMEELDILANMPDVLGISQDALCPDASCERAHSETGTAEPCEHQLDLLVDVIDFLSSEHPEVSEDQSYNEAAETLLTIGNLAHLSHPAQSQISTEEQTDIISALVNEHLEEEIALQPAAQEEYTANSLISVASGSGVTETVTTVELQNSTTDSDNMQSISQQTDSEMDSTSKSNAEGTKTDSPQSKRGRLSKVKPKPNLGRASRAAQLKSAPETSTERTTEETQKDATETSQANDMGVVAEETPEIAASSQDLFKDDDVPSTCSEIKLTEEESSVPTTSDPETQEVKDTRDSKSTDVTPDSHDGTTKSSTNDVVTSDTVVPDSQSQQDPASVEKSSGPPPVEELPDSQKEDSEDASASQTKKSRFQRVKPKPNLAQMSRSVRSRPQTTKDTVDTPLNPTPNPSIDEETVVVSPEPSSSPKKTSQSAGPASDSTPSLDVGSTLTQSRKSLMTEQEKTTEFVGGQEELATVPLDEDASENQNVSEAQIEPSREQATIEKRPTPESIEDTLMSDVEMSDVVTESQVEHGSNTSIAPVVPAEVLPVSQKQEDGDASPSQTRKSRFQRVRPKPNLALTSRPVRSKPQTTQDTVEEDSNSTPDSNTSIHEKSTVEDPGEPASTISTGTPSQDSGVTSMLSLDLGPSLTPTEEMPETGLRNTDIGVESGGAALHESSSEAQFEISREPAMDERPLSESTEELILSHVGKTESDSTDLQTFDSVVTELQVEQGSEMDSASIQETGSQVSLCSPHVEESPVTQKQESEDLTSPKTRTSRFQRAKPKPNVAQTSRPVRSKPQTTREIDSKSTPNQSETIVDISEEPSCSSSPAPDDIPTPGLGSILPSKDDLPIIEEKKTDDQDVAGAIPHEKPSKIESLVPSLELSSTQKPTEELSSAEEPMTEAGLDSSSESSQQSVPQRRQRFPKVKPKPNIGSSTRSRQPKVQSDNISTPLEQSQVDILESKSPQRELRSTEKEGKDLMTTQCPVFGPVESGKPVDDTHKDASPFDGDQCTLDPVLEIKSPEKAKGKSKGDTKVEDAPASQSDCKQESSVGATEMNTQPTEEPTAISDVRSSADSSTESDMNSILPTINQSTPDSRGHTQLPQSGTDSEAQSQDTASQGSETNLSSSQSSHHDQSEPTPPPPPKAPQGRRCRPMKPKPNLGRSRQLPKTQQAQTTKEAQADSDTSSEGGKATFASKQASEFQPFIRDPLEEALEHCITQRSPPVVAESSIGCSGQEPDNSTQDAPMSSAAETHSHPSLSLFPDMLSGQMPSDPDEPFFTLCLTEIPVCPSGAVLDNTSEPLSCIPATETSLQQQSDAGVHLTAVGGEPLLNVAAVSEEKSAEKGLVNVKDTEPDPAAHTGSLIETPEEPQGSTAAQPPKTPETVEGNDETKIPPTKQRPQGTTRRAKRQVKPNTSRKKRASSTATAKEEESIPTETNATEESELPGLSVQPREFDEVVSEQLKKGGNRRNTAKKALTPSQDPEESSSGARKRPTRGTRLRKPAASLSEVNNPAPSSDSAPAKAASKDQTAETPRVVRKRSTPEPVASTPNVERTSSTTLALEPNSEQTSSGPSSEEPLSASQSSIELFSSQQSLDSSSIEDATSVSQYFLSDIFTDVEEG is encoded by the exons CAACTGTTCCTCTAGTGGAGGATTTACAAGAACAAACACATCTGACAGCAGACAGTGGCAAACAACTTGAAAGCACTTCAGGCAGTCCAGTAAAAGAAGCTCCTTCCAGACTACCTGATAAAGTCCCCCCCTCTCTACCAGACAAAGAAGCTATTGAGATATCAGAAAAAGCAAAGACTCTCGTATCATCTGAGAGCAGCCTTTCACTGCCACCTTCAGCGTTCTCCTTAAGCAGACTCCTGAACGACCCGTCTGACATGCAGAGGATTGCAAAGGCCCAGAAACTCAGAGAGCTGCTCAAACAGGAGATGCACAAAGAAAAG AAAcggaagaaaaataaagtgcGTGTCAAGGAGTTTTCTTTGGATCCCGCCAAAATGACCATGAGGGACTTAATCCGGTATCTACCAGAGTCCAACCCTATGAC aTCTAGTGTAGAAGAAACAGTGAACGAGAACGAGACTGTGGTCCCACCGTCACCAGAAAGAGAAGC GTCTCCAGAGAGAGCACAAGAACCTGAAGCTGCCCCCAAAGTTGCAACCCCAACACAGGAGGAGGACGGGGCGGAGGCTGATGGGGAGGCGCAGGAAGACCCTGACGAGGACGAAGACGCGGTCATGGTTCCTCAGGTCAAAGTAGCAGAGGACGGCACACTCATCATCGATGAAGAGAG CTTGACCGTGGAAGTCCAGCGAGCCAAAGGGCCAAACCTCGCTCAGGAACGGGACCCCATCTTTGAACGAGGCTCCACGACGACATACTCAAGCTTCAGAAAAGGGACCTATTCCAGACCCTGGTCTGGTGAAG AGACCGACATGTTCTTCCTGGCCATCAGCATGGTGGGGACAGACTTCTCCATGATCTGTCAGCTGTTTCCTCACAGAGCTCGATCAGAGATAAAG aacaaattcaaaaaagaagaacgAGAAAATTCCTGGAGGGTTGACAAAGCTTTCA GAGAGAGGCGCAAACTAGACATAGAGTACTTCTCCAAGCTGCTAGAGAAGATCCTCGAAGTtcagaaaaacaggaagaaacTGAAGTCTCTGGCTAACAAGAACTCCCCCAAGAAGCAAAAGAGGAAAGCAAAAA GCAAGAAAGCTACGAAGAAGCTGAGTgatgtggaggaggaaaatgaggaagaggagaacgATATGCCTGACctagagggggagggagagaaagagaacgaGGCCCTCTGTAATGAAGGAGAAACCCCTGTTCCTAAGCCTAAGAAGACacggaaaagaaagaaagcagcttCACAAGAGGAACCCaaagacaagaaacacaaaacggGGGAAAAAGGCAATGAACAAG ATGAAGCCTGCACACCAGAAGACGCTGAGGCAGCCCTTCCTGAAGACCGTACAAACTCAGACAT ATCTGAAAAGACTACGGATGCGAACGCAGCCAAGGACGCCACCATTAAACCAGCTAAACTCACTCGAGGCAGAGCACCGAAACCGCTGCTGCCTTTGAGCAGGAAGTGGGCTAAAAAGCTTTCACAGCCATCCAAGGCTGGAGACGCTGTGTCAGACAAAGGGGACAAGAGTGTGACAGATGGAGCCTCTCAAGAGCAG gaaaacaaagatgcatcgCCTTTAAAACAAGAGAATAAGAAGAAGTCAGACGATGATGGCAGCTCCTCTGAAGAAGAGGTGTCCATTGCTCCAACTCCTAGACCTACCAG GTATGGGAGAGTGCCCAAACCCACCAAGCCTTTGAATTACTCTCCCAAAGAGGACGCACGCTCCTCTGCATCTGAAAGCACTCCTGCCTCTCCGGCTACTGCTTCCGCTGCCAGGcctaaacccaaacccaaacttGCAGCCAAGAGGGCAAGACCATCAAAGGCCCAATCAGCCCAAGAGTCTAAAAAGCCCAAGCTGGTCACCCTCAGGGCCTCTCAGTCCGACTACAGTGATGAAGAGAATGAAAAGCAgtgggaggaagaagaggcgcaggaggaggagcaggagcacCCTGCATGTGGCTCCAGTAACGACAGCATTGCTCCTGCGTTTGTGCCTGCCAGCCTGCGCTCTCCACATCCTCTGATTTCAGATGTGGAAGAGACCATGGAAGAG CTTGATATCTTGGCCAATATGCCTGATGTGTTGGGCATCTCCCAAGATGCTTTGTGCCCTGATGCCTCTTGTGAGCGGGCACATAGTGAGACAGGCACAGCTGAACCCTGTGAACATCAGTTGGACCTGCTGGTT GATGTTATCGACTTCCTGTCTTCTGAACACCCAGAAG TATCTGAAGACCAGAGCTACAACGAGGCTGCTGAAACCCTGTTGACCATTGGCAATCTGGCTCACCTCTCTCACCCAGCACAGAGTCAGATATCCACAGAAGAGCAAACAG ATATAATATCAGCCCTTGTCAATGAACATCTAGAAGAAGAGATTGCATTACAGCCTGCTGCACAAGAGGAATACACTGCCAACTCTCTGATATCTGTAGCCTCTGGCAGTGGAGTCACAGAAACAGTTACCACAGTGGAGCTGCAGAACAGCACAACAGACAGTGATAACATGCAAAGTATCAGTCAGCAGACTGATTCAGAAATGGATTCTACCTCTAAATCAAATGCAGAAGGTACAAAAACAGATTCTCCTCAAAGCAAGAGGGGGCGTTTATCCAAGGTGAAACCAAAACCTAACCTAGGTCGAGCCTCAAGGGCTGCTCAGCTGAAATCCGCACCAGAGACGTCTACAGagaggacaactgaagagacgCAAAAAGATGCCACAGAAACGTCTCAAGCAAATGACATGGGAGTCGTTGCAGAAGAAACCCCTGAAATAGCAGCTAGCAGTCAAGACCTGTTTAAAGATGACGATGTGCCCTCCACATGTTCAGAAATCAAACTTACAGAAGAGGAAAGTTCTGTTCCAACAACATCAGATCCAGAGACTCAAGAAGTGAAGGACACCAGAGACTCAAAGTCCACAGATGTTACACCAGATTCTCACGATGGTACAACTAAAAGTAGCACAAATGATGTGGTGACATCAGACACAGTGGTCCCGGACTCACAGAGTCAGCAAGACCCAGCCTCGGTCGAGAAAAGCAGTGGGCCTCCTCCTGTCGAGGAGTTGCCCGACAGTCAGAAAGAAGACAGTGAGGATGCATCTGCTTCACAGACGAAGAAGAGTCGATTCCAGAGAGTCAAGCCCAAACCCAACCTGGCACAGATGTCAAGAAGTGTACGTTCAAGACCTCAAACCACAAAGGACACAGTAGATACACCGTTAAACCCAACTCCAAACCCAAGTATAGATGAAGAAACAGTAGTAGTTTCTCCAgaaccctcctcctctcctaaaaaaacaagtcaaagtgCTGGTCCTGCCTCAGATTCAACACCATCACTAGATGTTGGCTCTACTCTCACACAGTCCAGGAAATCGCTGATGACTGAGCAGGAAAAGACGACTGAGTTTGTTGGTGGTCAGGAAGAATTAGCGACGGTGCCTTTGGATGAGGATGCTTCAGAAAACCAGAACGTCTCTGAAGCCCAAATTGAACCAAGTAGAGAACAGGCCACCATAGAGAAGAGGCCAACACCTGAGTCCATTGAAGATACACTGATGTCTGATGTTGAGATGTCTGATGTAGTCACGGAATCACAGGTTGAACATGGGTCAAACACAAGCATTGCCCCAGTTGTTCCTGCAGAGGTTTTACCCGTCAGTCAGAAGCAAGAGGATGGAGACGCATCTCCTTCCCAGACCAGGAAGAGTCGATTCCAGAGAGTCAGGCCTAAACCCAACCTGGCACTGACGTCAAGACCTGTACGTTCAAAACCTCAAACTACACAAGACACTGTAGAGGAAGACTCCAACTCAACCCCCGATTCAAACACAAGCATCCATGAAAAATCAACTGTAGAGGATCCGGGAGAACCAGCCAGTACCATCTCTACTGGAACTCCAAGCCAAGACAGTGGTGTCACGTCAATGCTATCGTTGGATTTAGGCCCTTCTCTTACACCCACAGAGGAAATGCCTGAAACTGGGCTAAGAAACACAGATATTGGGGTTGAGTCTGGTGGAGCAGCATTACATGAGAGTTCCTCTGAAGCCCAGTTTGAAATAAGTAGAGAACCGGCCATGGATGAAAGGCCATTATCTGAGTCCACAGAGGAGCTCATATTGTCTCATGTTGGGAAAACTGAAAGTGATTCTACTGATCTGCAGACATTTGACTCGGTAGTCACAGAATTGCAAGTTGAGCAAGGGTCGGAAATGGATTCAGCATCCATTCAAGAGACAGGCAGCCAagtttctctctgttctccacATGTAGAGGAGTCACCCGTCACTCAGAAACAAGAGAGTGAAGATTTAACTTCTCCCAAAACCAGGACAAGTCGTTTCCAGAGAGCCAAGCCTAAACCCAACGTAGCACAGACGTCAAGACCTGTACGTTCTAAACCTCAAACCACCAGAGAGATAGACTCCAAATCAACTCcaaaccaatcagaaacaataGTAGACATTTCAGAAGAACCATCCTGCTCCAGCTCACCTGCCCCAGATGATATACCAACACCGGGATTGGGCTCTATTCTTCCATCAAAAGATGATCTTCCTATTATCGAGGAGAAAAAGACTGATGATCAAGATGTTGCTGGTGCCATCCCACATGAAAAGCCAAGCAAAATTGAAAGCCTGGTACCATCACTGGAATTAAGTTCTACTCAAAAACCCACAGAGGAATTATCTTCAGCCGAGGAGCCAATGACTGAAGCAGGACTGGACTCAAGCTCAGAGAGCTCTCAACAAAGTGTGCCTCAAAGACGGCAACGTTTTCCCAAAGTCAAACCCAAACCCAATATTGGATCATCCACCAGGAGTAGACAGCCTAAAGTGCAGTCGGATAATATCAGTACACCTTTAGAACAGTCCCAGGTAGACATCCTAGAAAGCAAGAGTCCACAGAGAGAACTGAGATCTACagagaaggagggaaaggaTTTAATGACAACACAATGTCCAGTTTTTGGGCCTGTAGAGTCAGGGAAGCCAGTCGATGATACACATAAGGATGCATCTCCATTTGATGGGGATCAGTGTACTCTTGACCCTGTGCTTGAAATTAAGAGCCCGGAGAAAGCCAAAGGGAAATCCAAAGGAGACACAAAGGTGGAGGATGCACCTGCCTCACAATCAGACTGCAAACAAGAGTCGTCTGTTGGAGCTACAGAAATGAATACACAACCGACAGAGGAGCCAACTGCGATTTCAGATGTTAGATCTTCAGCTGATAGTTCCACAGAGTCAGATATGAACTCTATTCTCCCAACTATCAACCAGTCCACGCCAGATTCAAGAGGACACACTCAGCTGCCACAGTCAGGGACTGACTCTGAGGCACAAAGTCAAGATACAGCCTCACAAGGTTCTGAAACTAATCTGTCATCCTCCCAGAG CTCTCATCATGATCAGTCAGAgccaactcctcctcctcctcctaaagCGCCTCAGGGTCGTCGATGCCGGCCCATGAAACCTAAACCCAACCTGGGACGCAGCCGTCAACTTCCTAAAACCCAACAAGCTCAGACAACAAAAGAAGCACAAGCAG ATTCTGATACCAGCTCAGAGGGTGGAAAGGCCACATTTGCTTCCAAACAAGCGTCTGAATTCCAACCTTTCATTAGGGATCCATTAGAGGAAGCTCTTGAACACTGCATCACCCAGAGATCTCCTCCTGTAGTTGCTGAATCCTCTATTGGCTGTTCGGGACAAGAACCTGACAATTCAACTCAG GACGCGCCAATGTCAAGTGCAGCAGAGACCCACAGTCATCCAAGTCTTTCACTCTTTCCAGACA TGCTGTCAGGACAGATGCCTTCAGATCCGGATGAACCGTTTTTCACCCTCTGTCTGACCGAGATCCCAGTCTGCCCTTCAGGAGCGGTGCTGGATAATACGTCTGAGCCCCTCTCTTGTATCCCTGCGACAGAAACATCGCTACAGCAGCAGAG TGATGCTGGAGTTCATTTGACAGCAGTGGGAGGTGAGCCTCTCCTTAATGTCGCTGCTGTGTCAGAGGAGaagagtgcagagaaaggcctCGTCAATGTCAAAGATACTGAGCCTGACCCTGCTGCTCATACT GGTTCACTCATTGAGACTCCAGAGGAGCCACAAG GGAGTACTGCAGCCCAGCCGCCCAAAACACCAGAGACTGTGGAGGGTAATGATGAGACTAAAATCCCCCCTACAAAGCAGAGACCTCAGGGCACAACAAGGAGAG CCAAACGGCAGGTTAAGCCAAATACTTCAAGGAAAAAACGAGCCAGCAGCACTGCCACTGCCAAGGAAGAAGAGTCAATCCCCACTGAAACGAACGCCACAGAGGAGTCCGAGCTGCCAGGGCTTTCTGTGCAGCCAAGAGAGTTTGATGAGGTTGTCTCTGAGCAACTGAAGAAAGGCGGCAATCGCAGAAACACTGCAAAGAAAGCTCTTACACCTTCGCAGGACCCTGAAGAAAGCAGCTCAGGAGCACGGAAAAGACCGACCAGAGGGACTCGGTTGAG AAAACCTGCAGCCTCTCTTTCTGAGGTGAACAACCCTGCCCCTTCAAGTGATTCTGCACCTGCCAAAGCAGCATCCAAGGATCAGACAGCTGAAACTCCACGTGTAGTAAGAAAACGATCCACTCCAGAACCTGTAGCCTCAACGCCAAATGTCGAGCGCACATCCTCGACCACGTTAGCATTAGAGCCGAACTCTGAGCAGACTTCCTCCGGACCAAGCTCAGAGGAACCTCTTAGCGCCTCTCAGTCTTCAATCGAG ctttTTTCCTCCCAGCAAAGTCTCGACAGCAGCTCCATAGAAGACGCCACCAGTGTGTCTCAGTACTTCTTAAGTGACATTTTTACAGACGTGGAAGAAGGATGA